Proteins encoded within one genomic window of Spiroplasma endosymbiont of Agriotes lineatus:
- a CDS encoding transposase family protein, producing the protein MLFSGKKRQHSLKSQIIIDLFSNKIISVDFCYGNIYDYKLFLKSNTLINPKIELVADSAYQGLQNIHKNKLLPIKNSKNNPLNPDKKEYKNFLSKIRIAIEHVFARLKRFKILVYRIIIAIRLEVLDYDLT; encoded by the coding sequence TTATTATTTTCTGGTAAGAAAAGGCAACATTCATTAAAATCGCAAATAATTATTGATTTATTTAGCAATAAAATTATTTCAGTAGATTTTTGTTATGGCAATATTTATGATTATAAGTTATTTTTAAAATCAAATACACTTATAAATCCAAAAATAGAATTAGTTGCTGATTCAGCATATCAAGGTTTGCAAAATATTCATAAAAATAAATTATTGCCAATTAAAAATAGTAAAAATAATCCTTTAAATCCAGATAAAAAGGAATATAAAAATTTTTTAAGTAAAATTAGAATTGCCATTGAGCATGTTTTTGCTAGATTAAAAAGATTTAAAATACTAGTTTATCGCATTATCATCGCAATAAGATTAGAAGTTTTGGATTACGATTTAACTTAA
- the hpf gene encoding ribosome hibernation-promoting factor, HPF/YfiA family, translating into MQFVIRGKNIEVTEAIRKRIINSLEKISKYKIINLDDSIHVEVRTYKENLSRVRVVLDLKGKSNHLQAEARHIDLYAAVDEVRHKLEEQLRRMKDRWIPRGKEKFTKVEFPLDLTLDEDV; encoded by the coding sequence ATGCAATTCGTTATTCGCGGTAAAAATATTGAAGTAACTGAGGCGATTCGTAAACGCATTATTAATAGTTTAGAAAAAATTAGTAAGTATAAAATTATTAATCTTGATGATTCAATTCATGTTGAAGTAAGAACTTATAAAGAAAATTTAAGTCGTGTTCGTGTTGTTCTTGATTTAAAAGGAAAGAGTAATCATTTACAAGCCGAAGCCCGGCATATTGATTTGTACGCTGCCGTTGATGAAGTGCGTCATAAGTTAGAAGAACAATTACGAAGAATGAAAGACCGTTGAATTCCGCGCGGTAAAGAAAAATTTACGAAAGTAGAATTTCCTCTTGACTTAACATTAGATGAGGATGTCTAA
- a CDS encoding Mbov_0401 family ICE element transposase-like protein yields MPKQRIYFDVQFKVLSLLGDGKRYRDILDALNHCYISKGSISNILNKYDIAEYFQLAEKETKNIVDIKNKNLYIQLDEKFLATLDQKVKQDQRIRLVTFHTRHKEKNYKNARRELENKRGYFLMLKVGKRINTMDYRDLLIKELQKDYLNINYDRIIVCGDGDAWIREIVNSFGNVRYILDGYHTIKKLKQTIFIFNIVFENRKVALNSWIKLYKDGNHQELIKIIRNIVKNELNKDIKTNLRKASNYFNNNKQGIHHQNLEWNIGCSIESDVSHLVKQQLGYGAKIYHHKNLNNLLHLRMANLNKLNVLHYINENINSEIKIRKEIYKTSLWNKYNKKNDDSWISKGNIVYTNKYITFK; encoded by the coding sequence TTGCCTAAACAACGCATTTATTTTGATGTTCAATTTAAAGTTTTAAGTCTTTTGGGTGATGGTAAACGCTATCGCGATATTTTAGATGCTCTAAATCATTGTTATATTTCAAAAGGTAGTATTTCAAATATTTTAAATAAATATGATATTGCTGAATATTTTCAACTAGCAGAAAAAGAAACTAAAAATATAGTTGATATCAAAAATAAGAATTTATATATTCAACTAGATGAAAAATTTTTAGCGACATTAGATCAGAAAGTTAAACAAGACCAAAGAATTCGTTTAGTTACTTTTCATACCAGACATAAAGAAAAAAATTACAAAAATGCTCGTAGAGAATTAGAAAACAAACGAGGTTATTTTCTAATGTTAAAAGTTGGTAAACGAATAAATACGATGGATTATCGTGATTTATTAATTAAAGAATTACAAAAAGATTATTTGAATATCAATTATGACAGAATAATTGTTTGCGGCGATGGTGATGCTTGAATTAGAGAAATTGTCAATAGTTTTGGTAATGTTAGATATATTTTAGATGGTTATCACACTATTAAAAAATTAAAACAAACGATATTTATATTTAATATTGTTTTTGAAAATCGTAAAGTAGCACTAAATAGTTGAATTAAATTATATAAGGACGGAAATCATCAAGAATTAATCAAAATTATTCGTAATATTGTTAAAAATGAATTAAATAAAGATATTAAAACAAATTTAAGAAAGGCGAGTAATTATTTCAATAATAATAAGCAAGGTATTCATCATCAAAATTTAGAATGAAATATCGGTTGTAGCATTGAAAGTGATGTATCGCATTTAGTAAAACAACAATTAGGATATGGAGCAAAAATATATCATCATAAGAATTTAAATAACCTATTACATTTAAGAATGGCAAATTTAAACAAATTAAATGTATTACATTACATTAATGAAAATATTAATTCAGAAATAAAAATCAGAAAAGAAATATATAAAACTTCATTATGAAATAAATATAATAAGAAAAATGATGATAGTTGAATCAGCAAAGGCAACATTGTATATACAAATAAATATATTACATTTAAGTAA
- a CDS encoding UPF0236 family transposase-like protein gives MLEIKNNLKTIENKHWLSLFTTHKNMYTNKCEQLANEYEKLDEYLYKYHYRLKQGYKVVHFASRTIITIFGEVVFKRRQYKYWNQKSGKFEYVCLLDKENWFIA, from the coding sequence ATGTTAGAAATTAAAAATAATTTAAAAACTATAGAAAACAAGCATTGATTAAGTCTATTTACAACCCATAAAAATATGTACACCAATAAATGTGAACAATTAGCCAACGAATATGAAAAATTAGATGAGTACTTATATAAATATCATTATCGCTTAAAACAAGGTTATAAAGTAGTTCATTTTGCATCAAGAACAATTATTACAATTTTTGGTGAAGTTGTTTTTAAACGACGCCAATATAAATATTGAAATCAAAAATCAGGTAAATTTGAATATGTATGTTTATTAGATAAAGAAAATTGGTTTATTGCCTAA
- a CDS encoding PQQ-binding-like beta-propeller repeat protein, with product MKKLLSLLSTITISSGGIAGIVANNPYQKQEQLENINDKRQKRSNNENINRAKIVITAKEQIESSGVVFNNKLYFGSSDNNVYEYDPATEQQKIVIKTNGEVISSGVVLNNKLYVGSWDKNVYEYSQYNLNSNLGQINNNSDNVQF from the coding sequence ATGAAAAAATTACTTAGTTTATTAAGTACAATAACAATATCAAGTGGTGGAATAGCGGGAATCGTTGCCAATAATCCTTATCAAAAACAAGAGCAATTAGAAAATATAAATGATAAAAGACAAAAACGAAGCAATAATGAAAATATAAATAGAGCAAAAATTGTTATTACAGCAAAAGAGCAAATTGAATCTTCTGGTGTAGTATTTAATAATAAACTATATTTTGGTTCGTCAGATAACAATGTTTATGAATATGATCCGGCCACAGAACAACAAAAAATTGTTATTAAAACAAATGGAGAAGTTATATCTTCTGGTGTGGTTTTAAACAACAAATTATATGTTGGCTCATGAGATAAAAATGTTTATGAATATAGTCAGTATAATTTAAATTCAAATTTGGGACAAATTAAT